In Phalacrocorax aristotelis chromosome 6, bGulAri2.1, whole genome shotgun sequence, one DNA window encodes the following:
- the ARL6IP5 gene encoding PRA1 family protein 3 produces the protein MEVQVAPLRAWDDFFPGSDRFARPDFKDISKWNNRVVSNLLYYQTNYLMVAAAVVSIVGFLSPLNMLIGGTVVVLVFMGFVWVSHNKDILRRLKKQYPTTFVVVIMLSSYFLISYLGDVMVFMFGITLPLLLMFVHASLRLRNIKNKLENKMEGIGLKKTPMGIILDALEQQEDSINKLADYISKVKE, from the exons aTGGAGGTGCAGGTGGCACCGCTGCGGGCCTGGGACGATTTCTTCCCCGGTTCGGATCGTTTCGCCCGGCCCGACTTCAAGGACATCTCGAAATGGAACAACCGGGTTGTCAGCAACCTGCTCTACTACCAGACCAACTACCTGATGGTGGCCGCCGCCGTCGTCTCTATCGTGGG aTTTCTGAGTCCTCTGAATATGCTTATTGGCGGTACTGTGGTGGTGCTGGTGTTCATGGGGTTCGTGTGGGTATCGCACAACAAGGATATACTCCGCAGGCTGAAGAAGCAGTACCCAACCACATTTGTGGTGGTCATCATGCTGTCTAGCTACTTCTTGATCTCCTATCTGGGAGATGTCATGGTGTTCATGTTTGGGATCACGCTTCCTCTTCTCT TGATGTTTGTCCATGCTTCTCTGAGGCTCCGGAACATAAAGAACAAGCTGGAGAACAAGATGGAAGGAATAGGCTTGAAGAAGACCCCGATGGGCATCATACTGGATGCTCTAGAACAGCAAGAGGATAGTATCAACAAACTGGCCGACTACATATCTAAAGTGAAGGAGTAA
- the LMOD3 gene encoding leiomodin-3 produces MSELRQNSDEEVCPEDIDEDEILANLSPEELKELQCEMEVMAPDPEVPTGMIQRDQTEKPPTGSFDHRSLVDYLYWQKASRRMLEDERVPVTLLPSERSAAEETEGKAGSSGEAAGGRVPGAEGKERHYKNEHLPNAGTQSGETNKGGSDKGREEEEEEEETEEEEEDDEEEEEEEDETELETKETYSNENHHSDQISKKPGTESDVTEKPDENEKKVSKLNIPKKLALDTSFMKLSARPSGNQTNLEDSLEKVRKNNPDMKELNLNNIENIPKEMLIDFVNAMKKNKNIKTFSLANVGADDNVAFALANMLRENRSITTLNIDSNFISGKGIVAIMRCLQYNETLTELRFHNQRSMLGHQAEMEIARLLKANATLLKMGYHFELPGPRMVVTNLLSRNLDKQRQKRQEEQRQQQMKEQRELIAMLENGLGLPPGMWEMLGGPLPQPRMHEPPPAPKPPVPTAVSLSTRQESARQPAPEPPHREKPGSFRVVKLKKIQRKPAVPEYVEPAEKTNLKDVIKTLKPVPRRRPPPLVEITPRDQLLNDIRQSNVAYLKPVPLPKQLE; encoded by the exons atgtctgAACTCAGACAAAACTCTGATGAAGAAGTGTGTCCTGAGGACATCGATGAAGATGAAATCCTGGCAAACCTGTCCCCTGAGGAGCTAAAGGAGCTGCAGTGTGAGATGGAGGTCATGGCCCCAGACCCTGAAGTCCCAACTGGGATGATACAGAGGGATCAGACGGAGAAACCCCCCACAGGGAGCTTCGACCACAGGTCCCTGGTTGACTACCTGTACTGGCAGAAGGCATCCAGACGCATGCTTGAGGACGAGAGAGTTCCCGTCACCCTCTTGCCCTCTGAG AGAAGCGCTGCGGAGGAGACGGAAGGGAAGGCCGGCAGCAGCGGCGAGGCAGCCGGCGGGAGGGTGCCAGGCgcagagggaaaagagagaCATTACAAAAATGAGCACTTGCCCAACGCAGGAACACAATCTGGGGAGACAAACAAAGGTGGAAGTGataaagggagggaggaggaggaggaggaagaagaaacagaggaggaagaggaagatgatgaagaggaggaggaggaagaagatgaGACTGAGTTGGAAACAAAGGAGACTTACAGCAATGAGAACCATCACAGTGATCAGATAAGTAAGAAACCAGGTACAGAATCAGACGTCACAGAAAAGccagatgaaaatgaaaagaaagtatCAAAATTAAACATCCCCAAAAAGTTAGCACTGGATACCAGTTTCATGAAGCTAAGCGCCAGGCCTTCAGGAAATCAAACCAATTTAGAAGACAGTTTGGAGAAAGTCCgaaaaaacaacccagacaTGAAAGAGCTCAACCTGAACAACATAGAAAACATCCCCAAAGAAATGCTGATAGACTTTGTCAATGCcatgaaaaagaataagaaCATTAAAACGTTCAGCTTGGCCAACGTGGGGGCTGATGACAACGTGGCGTTCGCGCTGGCTAACATGCTGCGGGAGAACAGGAGCATCACCACGTTGAACATCGATTCCAATTTCATCTCTGGCAAAGGGATCGTTGCTATCATGAGGTGTCTGCAGTACAACGAGACGCTGACGGAGCTCCGCTTTCACAACCAGCGGAGCATGCTGGGCCACCAGGCAGAAATGGAGATCGCCAGGCTGCTGAAAGCCAACGCCACCCTCCTTAAAATGGGGTACCACTTTGAACTGCCGGGGCCCAGGATGGTGGTGACCAACCTGCTCAGCAGAAACCTGGACAAGCAGAGGCAAAAAAGGCaagaggagcagaggcagcagcaaatGAAAGAGCAGAGGGAGTTGATAGCAATGCTGGAAAACGGACTTGGGTTGCCTCCCGGGATGTGGGAAATGCTGGGGGGACCGCTGCCCCAGCCGAGGATGCACGAACCCCCACCGGCCCCAAAACCACCCGTCCCCACAGCTGTGTCTCTGAGCACAAGGCAGGAGAGCGCGAGGCAGCCGGCCCCTGAGCCGCCGCACAGAGAGAAACCTGGCAGCTTCAGAGTGGTCAAGCTGAAGAAGATTCAGCGCAAACCTGCTGTGCCAGAGTACGTGGAACCCGCCGAGAAAACCAACCTCAAAGATGTCATCAAAACTCTTAAACCAGTTCCCAGAAGAAGGCCACCTCCCCTTGTCGAAATAACCCCACGAGATCAGCTACTAAATGACATTCGTCAGAGTAATGTCGCTTATCTTAAACCG GTGCCATTGCCAAAGCAGCTGGAGTGA